From Capsicum annuum cultivar UCD-10X-F1 unplaced genomic scaffold, UCD10Xv1.1 ctg4767, whole genome shotgun sequence, the proteins below share one genomic window:
- the LOC107858720 gene encoding uncharacterized protein LOC107858720 has protein sequence MNEKYGLEKSKRKSSGVTYSYHLHVEVFYVVIDLQLSDLNNHFSEVNTDLLLGMDSLSSENNFTNYDKEKIMNLATYYPNEFSASKLEDLSFDLDNYIYYVREVDNAFSNLKELGYLSIKLVETNMCKTWKLVYLLVKLSLILLIATAIEERAFSSMMFIKNDLRNRIGDDFLNDCLICYIEDEVFNGVPNDAIIDRFQNMTTRQIQLFRCSVSAVIVISVCLVYIPQLKIPPQRVNAGRNNNEQPHSVDLLNETMSHAEFWETFQALAQEITANVQANNQATVLHQ, from the exons ATGAATGAGAAATATGGTCTTGAAAAGTCGAAGCGTAAGAGCTCAGGTGTTACATATTCTTATCATTTGCATGTGGAAgttttttatgttgttattgatttGCAACTTTCAGACCTTAACAACCATTTTAGTGAAGTGAATACTGATCTACTTCTTGGAATGGATAGTTTGAGTTCTGAGaataattttacaaattatgataaagaaaagatCATGAATCTTGCTACATATTATCCAAATGAGTTCAGTGCCTCCAAGCTTGAAGATCTTAGTTTTGATCTTGACAATTATATTTACTATGTGAGAGAAGTAGATAATGCTTTCTCTAATTTGAAAGAACTTGGATATCTTTCAATAAAATtggttgaaacaaatatgtgcaAGACGTGGAAACTTGTTTATTTGCTTGTGAaattaagtttgatattactcATAGCTACTGCAATAGAGGAAAGAGCTTTTTCCTCCATGATGTTTATCAAAAATGATTTACGAAATAGGATTGGtgatgattttttgaatgattgtttaatttgttatataGAGGATGAAGTGTTTAACGGTGTACCTAATGATGCGATCATTGATCGTTTTCAAAACATGACAACTCGCCAAATACAATT gtttaggtgctcagtctcagcagtgatcGTGATTTCCGTTTGCCTTGTCTATATTCcacaattg AAAATACCTCCCCAAAGAGTGAATGCCGGCAGAAATAACAATGAGCAACCTCATTCTGTTGATCTCTTGAATGAGActatgtctcatgctgagttttgggagacctttcaggcgttagcccaagaaATCACCGCAAATGTCCAGGCTAATAACCAGGCCACAGTTTTGCATCAGTAG